From Microbacterium rhizosphaerae:
GGATCGAGGGCCTCGCCCTCTCCCCCGACGGCGCGCGCGCCGTCCTCACGATCGCGACCCTGAAGAAGGACGGCACCGGCTACGAGCGCGCGCTGTGGTCGATCCCCGCCGATGGGAGCACGGGCGCGGTCAGACTGACCCGCTCGGCCAAGGGCGAGTCCTCGCCGGCGTTCACCGCTGACGGCGACGTGCTGTTCGTGTCGGCGCGCCCGGACGGCGACGGAGAGGATGCGGACGGGCAGGTGTGGCTGCTGCCGGCGGGCGGCGGCGAGGCGCGCGCCGTGACGGCCGTCGCGGGCGGCGTCGACGGCATCGCGGCCGTCGCCGACGGCGCGGATCGCGTCCTCATCACGGCGGGACTGCTGCCGGCGGCGGAGGGTGTGCTGGAGGCGCATGCGAAGCTGCACGCGGAGCGCAAGAAGCACAAGGTGTCGGCCATCCTGCACGAGACGTATCCGGTGCGGTTCTGGGACCACGACCTCGGGCCCGCCGAGCAGCACCTGCTCGCGCTCGATCTCGGCGCACTGCACGAGCAGGTCGGCGTCCCGCGGGGCGACGAGGACGAGGGCGCGGAATCGGAGGACAAGACGGAGCCGTACCCGGCATCCCTCCCCCGCCCTCGCGATCTCACGCCACGGCCCGGTCACCCGACCTCCATCCCGTCCGCCGCCCTCACACCGGACGGAACGCGTGCGATCGTGACGCAGGTCGTCCGCGAGGGGTACGACGAGCGCTATCGGCTCGTCTCGATCGACACCGGTACGGGCGAACTCGTGGTCCTGCGCGACGAGGTCGGCTTCGACATCGAGAACCCGGCCGTGAGCGGCGACGGCACCCGGATCGCGTTCGTGCGGACGGCGAGGCCGAACCCCTCTGCACCGTCGCAGATGGAGCTCTGGGTGGCCGATCTCGACGGCTCGTCATCCGGCCGCGTCGCCGAGCAGTGGGACCGCTGGCCGACCTCCGTCGCGTTCGACCACGACGACGCGGCGCTCGTCGTCACCGCCGACCAGAACGGCCGCGGCCCGATCTTCCGCATCCCGCTCGACGGGTCGGACGTCGACCAGCTCACCGACGACGACTTCACTTACACGGATGCGCACGTCGACCGCGCGACGGGCGACGTCGTCGCTCTCCGCTCGAACTGGATGGCGCCATCGCATCCGGTGCGCGTCGGCCGTGACGGCGCCGTCACGCTGCTCGCGGCGCCGGTCGCACCGCCCGAGGCGCCGGCGACGATGGTCGAGGTCGACACCACCGCGGCGGACGGCGCGCGCGTGCGCGGGTGGCTCATGCTGCCGCCGGGGGCGACGGCGGATGCGCCGGCCCCGCTGCTGCTGTGGATCCACGGCGGCCCGCTGCACAGCTGGAACGCCTGGAGCTGGCGCTGGAACCCGCAGCTCGCGGTGGCCCGCGGCTACGCGGTGCTGTTGCCCGATCCTGCACTGTCGACGGGATACGGCCTCGACTTCATCGCCCGGGGCTGGAACGCGTGGGGCGCGGCTCCCTACACCGACCTCCTGGCGATCACCGACGCCGTCGTCGCACGGCCCGACATCGACGAGAGCCGCACCGCGGCCATGGGCGGATCGTTCGGCGGTTACATGGCCAACTGGGTCGCCGGGCACACCGACCGGTTCCGCGGCATCGTGACGCACGCGAGCCTGTGGGCACTCGACCAGTTCGGTCCGACGACCGACTTCTC
This genomic window contains:
- a CDS encoding S9 family peptidase; the encoded protein is MATPFDSLDDYIALPRIEGLALSPDGARAVLTIATLKKDGTGYERALWSIPADGSTGAVRLTRSAKGESSPAFTADGDVLFVSARPDGDGEDADGQVWLLPAGGGEARAVTAVAGGVDGIAAVADGADRVLITAGLLPAAEGVLEAHAKLHAERKKHKVSAILHETYPVRFWDHDLGPAEQHLLALDLGALHEQVGVPRGDEDEGAESEDKTEPYPASLPRPRDLTPRPGHPTSIPSAALTPDGTRAIVTQVVREGYDERYRLVSIDTGTGELVVLRDEVGFDIENPAVSGDGTRIAFVRTARPNPSAPSQMELWVADLDGSSSGRVAEQWDRWPTSVAFDHDDAALVVTADQNGRGPIFRIPLDGSDVDQLTDDDFTYTDAHVDRATGDVVALRSNWMAPSHPVRVGRDGAVTLLAAPVAPPEAPATMVEVDTTAADGARVRGWLMLPPGATADAPAPLLLWIHGGPLHSWNAWSWRWNPQLAVARGYAVLLPDPALSTGYGLDFIARGWNAWGAAPYTDLLAITDAVVARPDIDESRTAAMGGSFGGYMANWVAGHTDRFRGIVTHASLWALDQFGPTTDFSPYWQSIFTAEAMEENSPHRFVDEIRTPMLVVHGDRDYRVPIGEGLRLWSELNQRYAGADGSSPHRFLYFPDENHWVLKPPHAVVWYETVFAFLAQHVLGAEWTRPARIG